The genomic segment TAAGCTTGGAAGCTCCTTTTTTACTTCTATTTCATTTCCTTTGTATTTTTCTTGTCGCTCTGTATCTGAAATAACTTCGTCTTTTAATACATTACATCTTGGATGTTTTCTAATGTATGCTTCAGATATTTCCTCTGCAAAATATTTTGCCTCTTCTGATGAGACGTACTTAAGGGCAATTATTTGAAGATTAGTTTTTAGCTCGGTTATGCTTACTTGCATTTTTAGTGAGGTTAAAACTTAGCTAATATGTTTTATTGTACATCCGTTACATGGATAATTAAACACACTAGAAGAGGACATATTTACAATGATTTGCGATATAATAGCAGGTGACGTTATTTAAATGATGCTGGTATGGCACTTTCAATCTTTCATTTGGATGGACAGGACATAGCTGTTAGTTATATTTCGGAGAGTGAAGTATTTTCTGGAGTTATTTGTGAGGTTTATACCATTCCTTCGGCTAATGGTAAATATGATCTTGGGGTTATTTATATAGATGCCGGTAAGGAAACTCCCCTACAGCGTGTTCTTAAGGGTAGCAAAACTGTAGAAGGACATATTAGTGGAAAAGGGAAACTTTTAATTAATCAGGGTTCGGACGACGAGGTGGTTTATGAAGTTAGCGATGATATGAGTGAGCCATTTCAGATTGAGGTTAAAGTTGGTCAAACTATGAAGTGGATTGCGAATCCGGAATCAAAGCTTACCGTTTATGAAATTTGCTACCCTCCTTATGAGGATGGTAGATATGAGAATTTAGAGTAGCGTTGAGAGTGGGTTTAGTGATTTTACTTTTACAAAGACCGCCCGTTTAAAATATTGGTTGTCTGTTGAAAAGCAGATGATTTTTATACTATCTTTCGTTTGATTGATGATAGCTCTTTTGTATCCTGCTGAGTTGAAAAACGCCTCATGCTCTTCCGGATAGATAGTATATCTCCATCCTATATCCACCATGTTATCAGTTATAAAATATGCTTTACCCTCCCACACAAACGTTGCTTCATTATTTTCAGGAGAATTTCTCACCTTAATTTGAAATTGATCTTCTTTCGAAAGAATGATCGTAGCATATGCTTGTGGTTTGCCTTTAAGAGAATAGTAATCCTTGAGGTTCTTGATTTCGCCCGTCTTTTTATCTTTCTCTAGGGTGTCAGTCATATATCCGAACTCCTCGTATTCCCCCTCCAGTAAAATGCGTTTCTTGATCTCCGAGAAGGCCGTGTAAATTTTTTGTGAGCCATCAACAGAAAGTGTAGTCAATATAGATAGCAAAATCACTCCAACTACTTTACCTGCGAAATTATCTTTATCCAAGGGATCACTAAATATAATGCAAGCAAGAAGACCAATAAAGACCAGTGATGTTCTCACAATGGGCCACCACTTGAATTTCCACAGTTTGAGTAATGTTTTTGCCATTCCTTATTTTTCTTGTTTATAGTTGTATTAATTGTCGTATTTTACTATAAACCACAATGGGAAACAAAAGAGAGAGATTTAATCTTTGGACGACTTAATTTTTGTCTTTAGGTCATCTTGTAGTTTCTTTATTAGTTGCTTTTCAAAGTCGCTTTCAATTTTTTGTGTTTTATTAAATTTAATATATTCAGAAATTGCTTTATTTTGAGCGATATTCATTGAAATCGAGCCCTTCCCATCTAAAATCTTGTACTCATTAAACTCAAGAAACTTATCAACACTCTTAGCAAATTGTACCATTGTCAACGTTTTCTTGCTCTCAATTACGTTTTCAATATAGTCGAAGAAGCCGGAAACAGCTCGCTCAAGTTTTCTTATCTCTTTTTCTGACAAATAGTTCTTGGCAACCACTATATCGGATTTTAAAATACGTCCTTTGGGTGAATCTTTCCAAGTAGTTAAGCCCATGTATGGTTTCTTTTTATCGGCGTTAGAATGAATAATCTCTGCTGCGGTTTGTCCGGTTATAGCATAATGAAATTTGTTTTGAATCGTTGCAAAAAAGTCCTTTGTGATACGTGAGTTTGGATTGTAATCAATACTGCACTCCTGGAAAATGTCTGTGATTTGAAGATATATTCTACGTTCGCTTGATCGAATTGATCGGATACGCTCTAAGAGTTCTTTAAAATAATCCTTGCCGAAGTACCTGCCATTACTCAACCTATCATCGTCCATTGCAAATCCTTTGATTATGTACTCTTTTAGTCGTTCTGTTGCCCAAATTCTAAATCTTGTTGCTTGTGAAGAGTTAACCCTATAACCGACCGAAATTATTGCATCGAGGTTATAAAACTCGATTCTTCTGGAAACTTTGCGCATTCCCTCGTTTTGAACTATCCGGAATTTCCGGATGGTTGAATCTCGTTGTAATTCTCCGCTTAAATATATGTTTTTTAAATGTTCGTTAATTGTTCTAACGTCAACACCGAATAGATCTGCCATTCTCTTTTGAGTTAGCCATATGTTCTCATTCGCAAAAAATACCTCCACCTTGATTTCTCCATCTGGTGCCGTATATAACAGGAATTCATTTAGTTCTTGTTTTATTGAAAGAGTATTCTTCATTAATTTTGAAAATTTTTACGTAAATGCTTGTTAAAAGCCACTCCTGCCTTCTGTATTCTACTACAAACCACATCGAGAAACAAAAAGAGATTAAATAAAAGAAATAAAGTTTGTTATTTCCTACTGAATTTATTGCAAATTATTGTCAGTGGGTTTTGACTAGACACAATATACGATATAATAATAGCTGATGTTATTTAAATCACTCTTGTATGACACTTTCAACCTTTAATTGGGATGGACAGGATAGAGTCATTAGATATATTTCGAAAAGTGAAGTAGTTCCCGGAGTTACTTGTGAGGTTTATACCGTTCCTTCCGCTAATGGTGAATATGATCTTGGGATTATTCGTATAGATGCCGGCTCAGAAACTCCCCTACAGCGTGTTCTTAGCGGATCCGGATTCAAAGCTTACTGTTTATGAAATTTGCTATCCTCCTTATGAGGATGGTAGATATGAAAATTTTGAGTAGGTTTGAATAAAAGGATTAACCAGGGCGGGCGCCTGTTCGCCTCTGGCGAGGAATCAGGCTTCGAACTTTTTTCAATCAAAAACCTCTTCTAAAGTCTTGTACATTTTTTTGCTGTGACATTTCCCCATTTAGGATGTTCAATCATTCTTCTTTATTTTATATACATCCCTACATTCAAAAAATCGATTAGCCAGAAAAGATTTACAACATACTCTGTTATTTTTAGTATTGTTCCTTGAAAAAAGCTAGGATTATGATAGTTTAGAATAATACTACTTACGAGTATAACAATTGGAAGATCAAAAAATAATATGTTCCCCCAAAAATATTTTTTAGCTTTATGAGACAGTTGTAACGAATATAATCCTGAACCATGAGAAAGAGTAAGTGACAACAGGAATGGTCTTGATAATATTTTCGAAGAATATTCTTTTTGATTCATATAATTGCTATCACAGTTAAATTTTAAGGAGATATTGTTCCTACTCAACTTGGAGAGTGGAACTTACCTTGAGCCCTTCGATATTGCGGTCAAAAACAGACATGTGTTCGTTAAACGGGGCGGAACCATTAGCCTCAATTTTACTTAAAATTAGTTTAGAGTGAATCCGTTTGGGAGATACGAGTTTCCAAAGGCAAGTTTTAAGGTTAATTATCTGTTTTTATTATAATAATATTTTTCTGTATTTAAGAAATCCATGTCGGGATCGATAAAAAAGGATCTTTGTCGTGTTGAATTCTATAATGTTTCTGTCCAGATTCACACATTGGTCCACAATGAATATGTCGCTCTTCAACCTCGACTTCTTCTACATATCTATCAGATACTTTGTCATATACCTTTACAGTAGATAGTTCAATAAGATCTCCGATATAATAAATCGAGATTTCCGATATAATTATTTCGTTTGTAGTTAAGCCTTGCTCTTCAATATATTGTTTTATGTTTTTTGATTCTTGACTATTATACTTAACCTCGTTTAAGTAGTTAATAACGTCTGAGTAATTAAATGTTAAAATTACGTATTCAGATTCATATATCACCGTTTTGATTTCATCAACAGGATTTAAGTTAATTGTTTTATAGGTGACTTCTATCTTGTTTTTTATTTTCACCAAATAATTGGAAATAAAAAGAACTCCAAGCAATATAAAAAGAAGAATGAAAGCTATAGCTAGCAATGGGAAG from the Candidatus Dojkabacteria bacterium genome contains:
- a CDS encoding virulence RhuM family protein: MKNTLSIKQELNEFLLYTAPDGEIKVEVFFANENIWLTQKRMADLFGVDVRTINEHLKNIYLSGELQRDSTIRKFRIVQNEGMRKVSRRIEFYNLDAIISVGYRVNSSQATRFRIWATERLKEYIIKGFAMDDDRLSNGRYFGKDYFKELLERIRSIRSSERRIYLQITDIFQECSIDYNPNSRITKDFFATIQNKFHYAITGQTAAEIIHSNADKKKPYMGLTTWKDSPKGRILKSDIVVAKNYLSEKEIRKLERAVSGFFDYIENVIESKKTLTMVQFAKSVDKFLEFNEYKILDGKGSISMNIAQNKAISEYIKFNKTQKIESDFEKQLIKKLQDDLKTKIKSSKD